In Natranaerovirga pectinivora, the sequence TCAAGCATTTGATACTAGAGTTGTTGATGCTGTCGCTAATGCTGTGAAGTCTTTGATTTAACATATAATGAATTCATACAAAACCCTATTCTCTGCATTTTAACAGCTTTGAAATAGGGTTTTTTTATTTTATTTTAAAAAATATGTTGACACTTATAATATAATGGAATATACTGTTATTAGATATTTAGATATTTATCTAATTATATAAAAATCTAACGAGGTGATTTTATGAATGATGTTTTTAAAGCATTATCAGATCCCACTCGGCGTAAGATTTTAGAGCTTTTGTATGAAAAAGATTTAACTGCTGGAGATATTGCAGAGGAATTTGATATTAGCAAACCTTCAATCAGCCATCATCTTACAATTCTTAAAAATGCTGAGTTGGTGTTTACAGAAAGACAAGGACAGAATATTATCTACACTCTTAATACAACTGTCTTTCAAAGTATTATCAAATGGTTTTTTGACTTAACTGGAAAGGATGATAATAATGAAGAAGAATAAATTAATCTTACTATTATCAGTATTAACTTTAATAGGCACTGTAATCTCTTACTTTTATTTGCCTGAAAGAATTCCTATGCATTGGAACCATAGATGGGAAGTTACTAGGTACGACCATAAAGCTACTATTTTTATAACAGGCTCTATGCCACTACTATCTTATATACTCTTTAATGTGCTACCAAAAATAGACCCTAAAAGAGACAACTATAAAAAACATCAAAGTGCTTATTGGGCCACTAGGAATGCTTTTATCTTATTAATGATTGTTACCCACTGGGTTTTAATTGCCATTGGCTTAGGAAGCAATCTTGAAATCAATATATTTGTTCCTGTAGGTATAGGCTTGCTCTTTATGATTATTGGTAACTATATGCCTCAGTTTAGACATAATTATTTTATTGGTATTAGAACACCTTGGACATTGATGAACGAACATGTATGGAAGAAAACCCATCAGCTTGGTGGCTATCTATTTATGTTAGTAGGTATTTACTTTATTATTACAGCTATTATAAACTTTGATTTGTTTATTTATATTTCTTTAGGGTTTGTTTTGTTGGTTATTATTGTCTTAACAGTGTATTCTTATATACAGTTTAAAAACGCTAAAAAGGTTGGCACGAAATGATTTAGAGTACTTTTTTACTCTATTTAATTTATAAATATATTTAGGGAGGTATTTTTATGACAGATTTAAATTTAATAGGTGTGGAGAATATTAGACTTTTGTTGATGGTCTTAATTCCTGTTGTAATTATTCAACTGGGATTACAGATCTATGCAATCGTTCATTTAGCAAAAAGAGAAAGGGTTAAATTTGATAAGAAATGGATATGGGCTCTTATTATCTTATTATTAAATATTCTTGGTCCAATTATCTACTTCATATTCAGTGAGGAGGACTAATTATGTACGTTATTGAGACCAATAATCTTACTAAACAATTTAAAAACTTTACAGCGGTTAATAACCTTGACTTAAAAATTGAAGAAGGTACTATCTATGGATTTCTAGGACCTAACGGGGCTGGTAAGACCACTACAATTAATATGCTCACTGGACTGTTCAAACCTACTTCTGGAAATATCAAAATCTGTGGTGAAGAAGTAAAGTTTGGTGAGGTAAAAGCTTTAAAAAGTATTGGCTTTTTGCCAGACGTACCTGAGTTTTATCCTTGGATGAATGCCTATGACTTTTTAAAATTATCTGGTGAACTGTTAGGCCTTACTGGCAAGGGATTAAATGAAAAAATTGAAGCCTTATTAGAACTCGTAGGCCTTAAGGGCAATAAAAAGAAAATAAAAGGTTACTCAAGGGGTATGAAACAAAGACTTGGTATTGCCCAAGCCCTTATTAATGAACCAAAAATTATCTTTTTAGATGAACCCACTTCTGCTCTAGATCCTATTGGTAGAAGAGAAGTTTTAGATATTATTTATAAATTACGAGGGAAAGTCACTGTTTTCTTCTCTACTCATATACTTACTGATGTGGAACGTATATGCGATAAAGTATTGATTCTTGATAAAGGCAATAAAATCATTGAAAGTACTATACAAGAATTGAAAAACACATATGAAGCCAATAAAATTAATATTACTTTATCTACTAAGGATGAAATGAATACTTTATATCAATCTATCAAAGAGAAAGATTGGTTTGTAGAAAGTGAATTGGTTGAACATAAAATGACAATTACAACTTCTGATATTAATAAAGCACAGATAGAGATTCCAAAAATTATTTATAATGAAAATCTTCATCTTCAACAGTTTGTAACTCAGGAGCCAACTCTTGAAGAATTATTTATGCAGGTGGTGAATACTATATGATATCCTTTCCATTTTTAAAAAAAGAATTAAAAGAACTTGTCAAAACAAATAAATTAATTATATTTGGTGCATTATTTATATTTTTTGCCATACTAAGTCCTTTAACCGCTAGATTTATGACTGAAATTTTTAATAGCATCGGTGGCATGGATGGTTTTGTATTTCCTCCTGCTGTATTTACTGATTCCTATTTACAATTTTTCAGCAATCATTCTTTAAATGTATTAGTTCTTGCGCTAATCATCAGTGGTACCATTGTTAGCGAGAAAAACAAAGGCTCACTTTCATTGGTTTTGTCTAAAGGACTAGAAAGAAGAAAGTTGGTATTAACAAAATTATTTTCTTACTCATTATTCTTTTCTTTCCTTTATTGGATCAGTGTTGCAATTACCTATCTATATACTTATTTATTATTTGAAGAAGCTTATATTGAAAAGTTATTTGTAGCATTTTTTACAACTTGGTTATATGGCATATTTTTGATTGTCCTTGCAATCTTTATAAGTACCATTAGTGTTTCATTTGGTATGGCAGCTGGCATAACCTTTGGAGCTTATACACTTGTTAGTATTATAGGTAGTATTCCTATTTTCAATATTAACAGATTATCTCCTTCTTATTTAAATTCTATCACTTCAGGAATAATTTATTCTGGTGATTCTAGTCATTTATTAATAACAACCCTTTCTACAATTGCTATCATTTTAATTTTAATTTATTTAAGTGTTGAGATCTTTAAAAACAAAGAAATCTAATTTTACTAGCCTATTACTTGATTTGAAGTAATAGGTTATTTTTGTTTGTTTAACTTTATCTGTGAGTGCACATATTAATCTTATATCCTTTACACAAAAAATTTCAGAAAGAAGGTCATAAAATGCATACGACAACAGAAATATTAAGTGAAAAGGAACTAGAATATAAGTTAAATGAGTTTAGACATGTACTTCTTGATTATGATTACTCTGATGTTGAAAATGTGGTTTTTATGAATATAGATGCTTTAAATTCTTATATACAAAAATATCAAGATAATCCTTTTGAACGCCAATATCAAGATTTAGAACAAATTTTTAATAGTATTATTCCCTTTATTCCTTCTAGTATTCCTGATGAAGCCGTAGAAGCTATTACGAATATATTAGAGACTAAGTATGAAGACAGAGATGTTATCAAGAAGAATATTCAATTTAATGTTAAGATGGATTTTATAGAAATGGTGAAGGGTTTGTCTTCTGAGAGGGAATGGAAGGAGCTTCTTGAGCTATGTAAGGATATACGGAATGCTAAGGAAATTATGACTACGGAAAGTGTGTTGCATTAGTGGTCGTATAGTGATGAGATTTTTTAAATTGGGCCGTATAAGCAAGGGCTATATTATAATATTGGCT encodes:
- a CDS encoding autorepressor SdpR family transcription factor; protein product: MNDVFKALSDPTRRKILELLYEKDLTAGDIAEEFDISKPSISHHLTILKNAELVFTERQGQNIIYTLNTTVFQSIIKWFFDLTGKDDNNEEE
- a CDS encoding SdpI family protein, with protein sequence MKKNKLILLLSVLTLIGTVISYFYLPERIPMHWNHRWEVTRYDHKATIFITGSMPLLSYILFNVLPKIDPKRDNYKKHQSAYWATRNAFILLMIVTHWVLIAIGLGSNLEINIFVPVGIGLLFMIIGNYMPQFRHNYFIGIRTPWTLMNEHVWKKTHQLGGYLFMLVGIYFIITAIINFDLFIYISLGFVLLVIIVLTVYSYIQFKNAKKVGTK
- a CDS encoding ABC transporter ATP-binding protein; this translates as MYVIETNNLTKQFKNFTAVNNLDLKIEEGTIYGFLGPNGAGKTTTINMLTGLFKPTSGNIKICGEEVKFGEVKALKSIGFLPDVPEFYPWMNAYDFLKLSGELLGLTGKGLNEKIEALLELVGLKGNKKKIKGYSRGMKQRLGIAQALINEPKIIFLDEPTSALDPIGRREVLDIIYKLRGKVTVFFSTHILTDVERICDKVLILDKGNKIIESTIQELKNTYEANKINITLSTKDEMNTLYQSIKEKDWFVESELVEHKMTITTSDINKAQIEIPKIIYNENLHLQQFVTQEPTLEELFMQVVNTI
- a CDS encoding ABC transporter permease, producing MISFPFLKKELKELVKTNKLIIFGALFIFFAILSPLTARFMTEIFNSIGGMDGFVFPPAVFTDSYLQFFSNHSLNVLVLALIISGTIVSEKNKGSLSLVLSKGLERRKLVLTKLFSYSLFFSFLYWISVAITYLYTYLLFEEAYIEKLFVAFFTTWLYGIFLIVLAIFISTISVSFGMAAGITFGAYTLVSIIGSIPIFNINRLSPSYLNSITSGIIYSGDSSHLLITTLSTIAIILILIYLSVEIFKNKEI
- a CDS encoding PLDc N-terminal domain-containing protein — encoded protein: MTDLNLIGVENIRLLLMVLIPVVIIQLGLQIYAIVHLAKRERVKFDKKWIWALIILLLNILGPIIYFIFSEED